The Corynebacterium occultum sequence CGGATCCCTCCCCCTGCATCAGACCTTTCCGAGGGGATGACACGCCAGAACATGGCACCCCATCAAAATAACCCGGAGATGTCCGTTATGATTCATATTTCGGCCATAACCATTTTTTAAGCCGAGAACGACTGATTACCCGCGATTGTCCCCATTAAAGGAATAATCAATACTCGCTATCTGTTGATAGAATCAGGTAATCTAACCCTATAAGAAAGTGGGTCGGCGGAGGCACCCAGCAGGATGCGGACACCATTGAAGAACCATCCCGAAAGCAGCAGCATCGGCAAACTTCCGTCACTGGCCGATAAGCCCCGCCACTTTCATTCTGATCTACACTTGACATGCCATAAGGCCGTCCCCGGAATTCTGAAGAAAGGTTCTCGCGACGTGAAGGACTTGGTTGATACCACCGAGATGTACCTGCGCACGATATACGAGCTCGAAGAGGAGGGCATCGTGCCGTTGCGCGCGCGGATCGCGGAGCGCCTGGAGCAGTCCGGACCGACCGTCAGTCAGACGGTCGGCCGCATGGAGCGGGACGGCCTGGTAGTGGTCCGTCCCGACCGCAGTCTCGAAATGACTGAGGAGGGCCGCCAGCTGGCCACCGCCGTGATGCGCAAGCACCGCCTCGCTGAGCGACTCCTCACCGATATCCTTGGCCTGGACATCAGCCAGGTCCATGAGGAAGCCTGCCGCTGGGAGCATGTGATGAGCGATGAGGTGGAGAAGCGCATGGTCGCCGTCCTCGAGGACGCCTCCCGCTCCCCCTTCGGCAACCCCATCCCAGGTCTGGCTGGTCTGGGCCTGGACAACAAGGAAACCCCGGACGCCGGCATTCGCGCAATTGACCTGCCCAACGGGGAAAAGGTCACCGCCAGGATCGTCCAGCTCAATGAAATTCTCCAGGTCGA is a genomic window containing:
- a CDS encoding metal-dependent transcriptional regulator, with translation MKDLVDTTEMYLRTIYELEEEGIVPLRARIAERLEQSGPTVSQTVGRMERDGLVVVRPDRSLEMTEEGRQLATAVMRKHRLAERLLTDILGLDISQVHEEACRWEHVMSDEVEKRMVAVLEDASRSPFGNPIPGLAGLGLDNKETPDAGIRAIDLPNGEKVTARIVQLNEILQVDVAQFEALRQAGISIGTTIDIVNDHGRVRISKNGYEVELIDDLCHAVRIELL